ATAATAACCTCATCAAAAGTCAGTCATTGTATCCTGGTCATGGCACCAAAATCATATGATACAGAACATGTAGTATAAAGTAAtgtgattattattattttattcatttataaagcacaAAATGATATGTAGTTTCTATGCAATAACTTTCATTAAAGAATTAGCTTTGGTCCAATCAAAATAGACATTACAGATAAATCCCATGTTTTATAGAACTCTAGTGATTGGTTGACATGGAGGTACAGTATATATGCTGTTTATTATAGTGACACCACATATTTTGTGACCAACCACTGCCAATCTTTTTTGTGTACATAACAGGTCAACCTACCTAACTGTGTTGTAAACTTATTTTGTAGTATGATATTTGAAGCATATATTTAAGAGGgtaaaatattaatatcttgTCTCTTCAATTATCAGTACTCCCTCCCAAAAACATTACGGGGTACACTAAGAATCAGGTTGTCTGCCTGTTCATACACAGACAGGTTTCTGAGTCTTTAGTGATTTCCCTTCTTAACTGAGCTCACCATACTCCACACACAGATTTGCCAAGGGATAAGGGTAATCTTTTAGTTACTAATTTTGGGATGAAAAAGTCTGTGCATCTGAGGACTCTGATATAGGAAAATGTTCCAGACATTTTCCTTCTCACTTGGAGTCACCATACTTCACACAGACTCATCATGAGATGAGGATGATTCCTTAAGATTGATTTTGAGTTTAAAAGGTCAAAAAAATTGGACCATGAAATGGGAAAATGGTCTCTGGGTCAcaattggtttccactttcacaATGCATAACTTTTAAAAGAAGTATAACACATCTTTCACCATTGACTTTTTTTGGAGTTCATGTATCAGGTATATGATCAGTCCatttaggacagttctagtttacTTATATATATGCCATCAGAGTGTAGTTTTTTGcaaacatattaaaaaattagataagttttctatttttaatacaatatatttatgtgtgtatAATGTACTTATCCTTTAATTAATTGTGCCATTAGTTTGGTACAATATTCAAGCTATGGTAGTTACTCAGATTCCTACTATTGAATTTTTGGAAATTCCATAGATTTCTTTTTTGATCTTGATACTGTTCCCAGTGTTGACACTGAACCaagccataaaatatttatacTGGGATAAACATGTCATTTGAAAAGCATTTATATGATTGAATTGGGAAAGGTATATGTAGTACTGGTGTCAGAACAGAAATATACTTTCATTGCAGATATGTTCTTACTagaaattcacaaaataaaGCCCATGTGAAATTTACTGTGAAAAACACAAGCTTCCCaaaaatctacatgtaattcagAGAAGAGGTACATGTAGATTAGCCCATCAAAAAacccttctttttttttttaaataaaaatgattcaTTAAAAGAAAGTGGTAGTAATTGTATACAAGCTTTTCTTTTGGACCATGGTTAAGTTTCTCTAATAATGGGCTTTTCAAGCTTTTACAAAGACAGCTGTTGGAAGTTTGTTCTTTCACAGACAATATGAAGTATGTTGTAGTACTCTGATACTTTCACTGTCAAGCTGAAAGGATATGTTGTTACCTTGACCTAATATTCATTTGCTGAATCCAAGGTCAGATCtacatgttttatatcaatgtAAGTCATAGGCATTACTCTTTAGGATAATCTGtttgattttgtattattttacaTAGAATAATACTTATATGTTACGTAGAAAGTTCTTCATGATTATTAGAGGCTGTTATGATTCTGATTAACCATTTTCAGTATACAGTAAGCAAATGTGATTCATTAATAgaactttacatgtgttttactCCCAGAAAGTTCGGAGAGAAAATATAGGAGGCATATGTTACTTTGTAAAGGAGTTAAAGCGTTAGTGtttatacagtgaaaactgcctaatctgacacctgtgaAATCCGTTTCACTAGGCATTACAACtcttattttcattcacatTCTCATTGTTTTCTACACTGTTTATTCCGACACACTGTGTTTTCTGACAAAAAATGTCTCCCAATGCAtttcagattagacaggttacACTGTACTTGGCAAAGACATTGCTAGTGTACTTTGgctttgattgattgtacaaggtcaaggtcactagaaGAAAAGTATAAAATTCTTGTATGgaccaaaatattttacagaaaGGTTTAGATGATCATACTTGACACAAAACTTCACATGACTGTAAAATGTGTCGAATTGTTTAATGAAGGTCAATTGTAAAAGGTCAGCTAGAGAAAAAGTATAAAATTCTTGTCTTTAACATTATATTGGCAACAGAGAAACTTAAGATAATCATGCTTATGGTAACTCCGTACTTGCACTATCATGGGTTCAAGTAGAAAACTGCATTaattttcagttatatagtgaattttatcaattattaaagaaaatgtatatatgttgccacctttttaaacaTGAACAGAAGTAGGTGTCAGCATCAgaaaatctaatattttcgtAAACCAGCATaatgaaattatataaaaactggttataatAACAACTTTTTATGTTTAACCGTTTAAATACTCTGCTactttatgtgtgtgtgtgttatggatatcagggaaatcattgtataatagacataccATACCATACATACAataataccagcataggagttattgcccttgacagcATGTTTTGTAATATTGGTAAAGGATTatctattaaaaaaataattttaaaaagaattagtATCAAATAGTCTACcaaatattttattgtaccctgtgaataaaattcctacaaaagatatatttctatcgtgttcaatatctataattaaaGATTTACAAAATCCTAGGATGTGACAAAAGTTACCTTAAAACCAACTTTGATTATGTTGTCAGTGTGTACAAGgttttatatgtacagtgtatatggtTTTGGCACAATGTTATTTTGACAAGGACACGGTCACTGttggaacaaaaaaaaaatgaaattcttgtGTAAACCAGAAACTTCAGACATTAATACTTGATAAAGGGGGTTCATAACCTTAGGATGTTCCTCAACCAAGGTCacagaaaaattatcaaagtcaCAGATTAGAATTAtggaatgattgattgattgaatattgttttacgtccctcttgagaatatttcactcatatgccggtgaagggctgcaaaatttcggcctatgctcggcgcttatggccattgagcagggagggatctttatcatgccacacctgctgacacgggacctcgtttttttccgtctcatccgaaggaccgcctcatttagtcgcctcttacgacaagcaagggggtactgaggatctattctaacccgaatctcCACGAGAAGAATTATGGAATGAACCACACCTTTGTACTGCAGGAATTGTATAAGTTTATACTTTACACATACTGGCTACAGTATCCAAATGGTTATGGCACTCACTGTGCAACAGGGAGGTCTTTGGTTTGATTGCAGTGTcataaaaagtttgaaataggCACAGTAATGACTGATCTTCCTTCACAAAGTAACCAGCATTGGGAATTAAAAGTgttgggtctttcggatatgaacCCATAAATGAAGATCCCTTGTCACATTAGGCATTAACACAACAAAAAAAGGATGTAGCCTGGTATCTCACTGTATCGTgctaattaaacattttctgtgATGAAGAATTTAAATACTCTTAGTACACAATATAAAAACACAAGTCCCATTAGGgcaacctacatgtacatgcatcatGAGATTGTTTCTTCACAATGAAATCGTAATATACGAAGGTTTCACAGAGTTTGTTGTACATTTTCAGACTTCCTGATATTTTTGGTACATCATTAAGTGTTGCCCTTAAGAAGGCCTCTCTCAGTGTAGACCTGGGAGCAGTGTCAAACAGAAAAGGTTCATTTTTGTGCAGTTCAGTTTTAACCCCCAACTTAACACTTTCTTGTTTTGTTGAAGAAATAATCTGTACAATAACAGAGCTAAATTTCAAGAAGCAGCCATTTAGATTTTCTAAAAAGTCTGCAGTTTTGTCGTAAATTTTCTGCATTTTTGTAGTTAAATTTCAGAATTCTTATGATATTCTACAGCATCAAAGAAACCTTAGTATCTGCTTAAaacatattgttcattttacaGTTCTCATAGGCTGTTCGACAGGTAGAAGTGAAATTTCAGGGGAGAAAACAAAGTGGAAGAATTTTTCATAGCTTTTCCTAATACTGTAATGGTTAATTTTTACATTATTCTTTAAGctatatgaaaattatttccacTTTGTACCAAATGATAAACTTTGATCTTTTTGATAAGGCAAGGCCCTCTAGGATATGGTCGCTCTTGCACTTGTTTGATACGTGTTGGGGATACATATTACACCAGTGGTAAAAATTGTGTGGTCATTTCAAGGGATATAAGGTTCTATGAGCAATCTGGTAGAAGGTCAGAATTTGGAagcagggttttttttgggttttttttgtagGGACACTGATATTGGCTTTGAATGTTAATTTGctacatttcattgtttttgaaTCATAAATATCACATGCAAATTTTATGTTCCTGACAACAAAGTTCAGGGGGCATtttgtgtttgtctgtctgtctttctcTTTGTCTGCAATTTTGATTTTGGTCACAACTTTTCAACTGTACAAGACAGAaacttaaaggggcattagctgtgaaagtaaTGGCAaccattttctctctctcaaaatatCTCAATGACAAAGGAATACATATCAATAAAACTACATTAGATAACCAATTTTAGtgcaaagaaatatataaggaagaattattggcttgcaagacaataattatctaatatcaaaattacatattcatgtgcctgctttgaggttaaaaagtgtttgaaataattaaatactggtgtaattactgaaatatataattaatagagcaattttcattgaattcaatttttgatgaCAAAATTATAGCAAATGCCCCTTCATGGACtgaaaagtcaaggtcattgcTATGGGATTTATAAAGTTTAAGGtcatttttcaaggtcaatttTTCATTCCAATTAAATTATCTCACTTGAGGGgcattgtgtttcacaaacacattttgttgtGTGGTTGATTTTTTCCTTGATATCTGCATATCATTTATAATGCTGTCAATATTGTATTGTGTCTGCTTTTGCAGTGTtaacaacatatatattttgtctTTATAAAATGTGTTTCCAAGTTTAATGTTCATTTGAATAAAACTCTGTCATACTTGTGATTACCTCTTATAAAAATAATGTACCCATgtactttttgaaatatatctttctgaaaatttaaattgaaaaagatGAAATGAATATAAATGGAATTTGTTTGTCTGAAAATCAGACTGCTTTTGAAATTACAATTAATGCTAATATTTTGTAAGTTATTGTGATTCATTAGATttactaaaatattttcattgcagACCTTCAGAGAATGTTACCCCTTTCACGTTCAATGACAAGATTGCCTCAGCACCTGTCGGGAGGCGGAGGCAGCCACTTACTATGAGTTTTGAATTTGGAAACTTGGATCTAAGTCGCCATGTTCGGAAAAATGACGTCATCAACCCTACATGAACACATTTCCCATTGGTTGCCATTTACATGTCCATAAATTGTACACACATTGCCATCCACTAGAGTTAGTTTCTGTGTTCAAAGGATGGATTGCAATTTAGATTACTAGTATAACATTTTATGATGTACTAGTATTCTAATTTTGTGTCATTTATCAATGAACCAAAATTATACTTTGCTCAATTGTTCTCTttaatattatcattttatgTGTAACTTGCTTTAATGCGAGACTTTTAGTCTTTTTTGTCAATATCCCTCCTTTCACTTCCCTCCTTAAATGAGGAGAGGGGCATAATATTGCTAAGATACACCTTTTGGTCACTAGAGCTGACCCTTTGATAGCCATCAAACTTTGTAGGCAGATTGGTTTATGACCTTTATTACTCTTTTTGATTCATGGGTCAAAAGGTCAGTGGGCAAAGAGCTTTCAAGTATGCACACACTGATTATTCTCGAACTTATAACTCTAGAATTCTTTACTTTTGAATTTCTTCAAATTTCGTGAGCAGGTTGGCTGATTTTTACATCAATGGTCTTGATTTCTACTTTGCATATACCAATTGCTTTCTGCGCAAACTGATCATGACTAGTTGATGATCCCTACTGATTTTGATGGAGAGAGGTCAAAGTTTACTTACAACATACATAGACCTATTGTTTTAGAATGATTGCTAAAGTTTGAATTGTACACATGATAAATGCTTAATTTCATAGTAGGCCATGACTAGtagatattgatattttaagtCACTGGGCTCTCTGCTTTCAAGGAAGCATTTGCTGTTGAGACTAATAAGCAATGCCAAAGAACCCTAGTTTTAGGAGGGCATGGAGGGGgatattttacaaacatttgttGTTTGATGTAGAAAATATGACTAGTCTTTTTcattattgaattaaaaacaacATTGAAATCATGTACGTATCATTCATTGGTGATTTTCTAAACATACATGCACTTTTGCTTGTTGGAGTTGTACATCATGATGTAGCATGTACAATAGTTGTGTATTATAATCAAGGGTACtcagtattttaaaatgtatttgttttaagCATCAGTATTAGAACTAATGGAAATCTTAGCATTGAGGATAACTACATGGCATTGGTTCACTGTATTTTACTTGTAATTGTTGATATATTCTTTTtgattatgtataaatatatttccAGTAGTTACACTTTTATGCTGCAGTGATACCGTCCTTGTTCCTGTGATATACGTGTGACACTTGTTTTTAGATCTGAATCTCTGTTGCCTGGCTTATTTTCTTCCACTATTCATATATAGATTGTTTATTATTTAATGTATGGATGTGTAAATGTGTTCtgattttatgctaatttgatCAGGGGATTGTTAACATAAGCAATCAGTACTAAAGTACTGTCATAGTTTAATTTCACTTACTTTGTCTATACTGTGAAATTGATGCAAAACTTACATGCACCATTATGATATAAATATGCTATTTCTGGGTACCAAATAGTTGCTTCCCTTGGCTGAACTTTTGCATTGGATGAACCGCAAAACAGATTTGTGTAATCATGCAGTGGGAAAACTCCCTGTAGCAAAGCCTTTCAGATAATGCCATATTGTTTGATGACCCCTTGACCTGTCAATGACCATTGACCCACTTGtctaaaatttcaatattgctTTCAGGTGGTGCCACATTTGACAACTATCACCTTGACCTCCACTCATTGAAAACTTTGAACAATGAATACAGTGACATTTAGTGGTTGTATCCTTGATGCAAGGTTTTTCAGGCAGTACCACATTCACATTTGACCTTGACAGTGATCTATTCAATCAAAAAATTAATATTGCTTTTCAACTTTTGATCTAAGTGGGAAGGTTTTGACAGCCAGAGGGTATAATCTTTATGACATATATGGCCTttacaataatacatgtatgaggaATTTGCTACCAGAGGATGTGCTATATCCAGGGGCATTTGTTTCAGAGACATACAGGTTCATGATGACTTAGTAGTTAGTGCCCTTGAGTTACCATGATTGGATAGCTTAGGTAGAGTTTGTATCTAGTGGCATATGAGTATAAGAGACAAAATCAACCAGGATTATATGCATTGTCCATCGTTGGAACCCACAGGTTTTCTCTCCATTACACTACATTCAACATTTAATGTAGTGTAACAGAGAGAAAATCTTTGGGTGCTGACAATGTTGTATGGTGCAGTTACAGGATTGTTAATAATGCATTGATTTCTTTCAATCTTTCCATTCGTATCCACTTCACACACAATATGTCAATTTTGAGTGTAAATTATGTTTACAATTATGTTTCAAGATTCGCATGTTACAATAGTTTGTTTCAAATTGTTTCTTATTTTGTAGAACCAGTCTTActgaacaaaaatgttttaaaatatgcacGTTTGGTAAAAGTGTTATATTGTAAAACAATATTGCTGTGGCAAATAATTAAAAGAAGCTACTTATGCAAACAAATAACTATCGATTGTTATGTTGTACAAGGATGTTTTGTCTGGTGACTGTCCATCCTTCTGGATGAAGCCATACTTTTATGTTGAAGCACCTACGGGCAAGATGATTGTTGGAACACTCTAGTTTCAGTGGAAAGGAGTGAACTTTCTTCTGTTCTTGATCAATATGTACCATACCTGTAGTCGGCTGCACAGTTACACAAAATACATGTCgcagaaataaaaaaagaattgtCACCTGAGTACCCATTGCAATTGGTTTGCGTCCGTCGTTGTGTGTTGTTCGTCGTGCATTGATAATTGAACATTCTTAACTTCTTgttaactaccattccaattcttaaaaaaagaaatttaaagtcaTATGTAATAATATATGGAGCATGGAAAAGAAAGATGGAGTTTTTATCCACTCCATCCCCATGACTGAGAACCTAATTTGCATATACTCCCCCAACGTAGTTTTGATGGGGTAATATTATAAAATCGTAGATAATTGTCATTTAgctgtttcatattttttattgttgCAACTGTGCTATAAATTGTAAAATAGTTCAACTTAGAAATGATGGTGAAATTTTCATAATGTCTCTTTTTTATATTGCGATACCTTGCACATTGGCCTTTAAATCGTGAGTAAACTTTGTGCCTTTAACTTtagttttttcttcaaaattcatGTATTTACATCTTTATAtccttgaaaataaaaatgaaaacataaagaAGTTTATGGAAATGATCGAGACAAGTATCTTtagatgttttaatttttctctgaaaattcaaattctaaaatatattttacctatacttgaaatgaaaaaaaaaacactttccAAATTaagtatttttatgcccccctttaaagaagaggggcatattgctttgcacctgttggttggtagaccacatgttgtccactcagTATCTTTCGAACCATTTACTtggattgtaatgatatttatatgtgGGTTgtttatgagtagaagaggacccctattgattttcaggtccaagggtcaatccactctggacataggaaaatactgtCTGCCCAATAGTTTGAGaaacctttccttgacagacattaaacttggtacaccaatACATTGTGAGGAGTAGATGactttgaggtcacatggtcaaactggaGATAGGAATATACtaaccactcaatgtctagagaaccctttgcttgacagacatcaactggtacatcttcaagagaagatgacccctactgattttgaggtaacatggtcaaaggtcaacttggacataggaatgtactgtccgctcaatatcttgagaaccctttgcttgccagacattaaacttggtacactggtacatctttaggagaagacgacccctttgatttttaaatcacatggtcaatccactcctggcATAGAAACATATTGTCTGCTAAATATCTTGCattggtttggcactactattaattaaatgatgcatgagtataacccttttcaactCTGAACCATGGGgaacatatatgttttacatacatttcttgttttttatgctaatatcaaataatacttgAGCTCTAGAATATTTTGTGTGGCATAAAAGAAACCAGTGATAGACAAAACTATGATTGACTTTTTCTTTCGTGGACATGTGCACTGTCTACAGTGGCAAAAAGATAATTTGTACTGCAGTAATGATGCGTTTAGTGATGACAGCCATGTTTCATAGTATGTATTCCATATTAGGTATTCATTGCCATTAAgtatggtggcatatttctgccaTCACTTGTTCGACAATTACCGCACGTCAACTTGTGTGATGATTATGTCAActtataaataaaaaagaaaaacctgTTCATATTTTCTCATCGTCTTTTAATTCTGATActagtttatatttacattcactgaatcttttctcttgaCATTGCTTTCAACTAAGACGATGAgtgcatgtttgttgcaaactagttcgatccggttttctTTAGCACCACCTGTCTGTTTAAtaattaccaaatatggagcgtcatcaaggtcaaagggtgctttggctgttccgtttaacgtaacgaatgggtcaaccatatggtAGTTTAGTACTttaatctagtttatattttaaaacgatacataaacaataaaatgtctttctttgatGTTTCATCGGATGAAGAAGGTAGCAATCAATGTAGAAAAATTAACATAACCCgcttatgaatttttttctgcaatgctagctaccttcatcagcCGATGAAAcgacaaagaaagcattttattgttaaaTTACTGCAATTTGTTGACATCTTTCTGTCAAGTCCACATCACGATCTGCAAAGTCAACATACTCATCTGACATGTCGACCTGTCAAAACAGTACCCGACTTGTTATACTATCATGTTGCTTAGTGGATAGCTTTCGACTTCAGTATTTGCAGGAGATAACTCTTCCATGTCCGCCAAAAGATATTCCGCTAAAACTATTAACATACCTTTGAGCCAGCGAAAATTCTTGGGTCACAAATGTCTGTAATTTACGAAAGCCCATTGATCTGATTTTTGtagctgaaattttttttaacgttGTAACTCGAATAAATGCGTaactttcgcgttataacgcgaaaagTTCGCGAATAAACGCGCAACTTTTCCGTTACATAATGCAAAAACTGCGCGTTCTTACGCTAAACTTCAATATATTTGccaaacattttgaaatacgCGTGTGTTATATATAGGCGTGTTAGCGTTAGCGTGCAAAATATTCTATGAATATAAGTAATGTAATACAGGTAGTCAGGAACCCGTGGTTAGTACAATGAACGAAGTCTGACGTTCATGCATTTATAAGTTACCGAAAAATACGCGGTTTTTTCCGCCAAAGTtttgcgttataacgcgaaagtcATGCGTTTATTCTAGAAAGTTTAGCGTTAATTCGCATTACAACACAAAAGTTACACTTTTTTCAGGGACGAAAATGAGCTCAATAGGCTTTTGTAGTAATACAATTAAACTGTTACATATAACATATTCCTTCTCTTTTCTTTTCTAATTTGTTTAATCACAAGATATAATTCttctatatctacatgtatcaaatacatgtactaacagTAGTATAAAATACGTaagtaaataaatacatattaacAATGTCAATAGCAAATTTTAGGAGGAGGGAATTCCCTCCATTTTTATCAACTTTAACAAAGTTCATCATTTtgcttcattaaaaaaaaccaagttTCCACCACTACCCCCTTTTGAGGGATTGTGCCGTCGACGATCATTCCGTCTTAGTTGGACCAGGATCTCAGTAATGTTCACGTGATCGTTTGGTTTCTACATGGTTGAGAATGAATGATATACGTTCCTTTCGATCAAGCATATCCACTGTAACATAAGGAATACTCAGGTGGTCATACAGGCGTTTTAGGTGTACTGTATACGTCAGTAGCTCATCAAGCGTCGACACTAGTCTAACATTGTCATCAGAGATACACTCAGGCTGAGGCTCTATCAGAAATATCAAAGACGACCGCAACCTaaatggagaaaaaaaaagttacgTATAAACACTAGAACAGTAGCAATCCTCTTCAGCCGTGTGTTTACTTTATAGATGGGTGCATGGTAGAGAGGATGGGGGCAGAGAAAAGGTGGGTGGGAGGAAGAGTTGAACCCATGTCAACCCCTACCCCCAAAGATTTACACCAAAATGGTTTATATCGGTACCAGTAGTATGTATACATCTACCTCGGTATCATGTCTTGTAGTCCTTCTGTCTCGTTGATCCTCTCCAACGCTTCGGGTCCAACATACATTTCTACGTACGCCATTGAGTCCAGGCACCGGTCACAAACAAAACctacatcatatatatatagatagatagatatacattgtatataattatgtactatTACATAGCCCCGAGTCCtgatatattcatatatgtCCTGCGTACAGTTTCGACAGTCTTTATTAATGTCCTTCAAAAGTTTGAAAAGGTTCTCTTGCTTACAGGTGCATTTAGGTACCATGTTAATGAATTCTAAGGTAGAGACATAGATTCTTTactgtatttattgattaagGATGAGGCTCGTTCATCGGTTTTGATCCCGTGAGGATCCAGCTTAGAATAGGTCcgtagtaccccttgcttgtcgtaaaaggcgattaaatggggcggtccttcggatgagaccggaaaaaccgaggtcccgtgtcacagcaagtgtggcacgataaagatccctccctgctcaaaggccataagagccgagtatagacctaaatttaaagcccttcacagataacggtgacgtctccatatgagtgaaatattctcgagagggacgttaaacaatattcaatcaatcaatcatcggttttgtttatctaaaaaaaaatgtatataatgatggtaaaaaaaatcaatatatgcacccaggggtgcatgagccgagttgcatgggatacattgtaaagtcaggaatgatgtggcatatttataattgtgaagaactaatttcagttttaaacttttcgagttactgtccagaaaccatatttgtttgaagttttcaatctattttcggtcactgtgaccttgacctttgacccttttcctccaaaatcaataggggccttgctatgctggtatccaacaatatatccaagtttcatttgattcaaataaaaaaaaaatcgagttatcctccggaaaccaatttttttttggaattttaaatctattttcggtcactgtgactttgacctattttctccaaaatcaataggggtcttccttacctggtacataacaatatctttaagtatcatttgattcggatttaaactttctgagttatcatccggaaaccaaatatttctgaaattttcattctatatttggtcactgtgaccttgacctttgatcttttttctccaaaatcaataggggtctttcttacctggtacccaacaatatatcaaagtatcatttgattcggatttaaactttctgagttatcatccggaaaccaaatttttttgaaattttcattctatattcggtcgctgtgaccttgacctttgttctccaaaatcaataggggtctt
This genomic window from Ostrea edulis chromosome 4, xbOstEdul1.1, whole genome shotgun sequence contains:
- the LOC125672221 gene encoding uncharacterized protein LOC125672221, producing the protein MKTATARMEFVRIYISGAHSTGKTTVINDLRPHLPGVRVEMETARQIIKKHGWKREDFDPKQCPHIFEQLNSEILLANIKIEKENFLEKRGFVCDRCLDSMAYVEMYVGPEALERINETEGLQDMIPRLRSSLIFLIEPQPECISDDNVRLVSTLDELLTYTVHLKRLYDHLSIPYVTVDMLDRKERISFILNHVETKRSREHY